In Actinacidiphila yeochonensis CN732, a genomic segment contains:
- a CDS encoding CopD family protein — translation MPVSVPLSDALPYAAAAAPSTPLGPFEDSAVAWAAWTTLMGFVGLAALASVAAGPAARRIGPAALAAVTARLSRAAVVLGVLAVPAVLTDLAHGASPSGGYDYTAAWNALYDGSNAGRLSGLEVTLVLAGAVLLAPLTVRTVAAGPAGRWLLAAGLGAGTVALGTTKFPDAAPDDWGRTVFETLMWMLHLVGGAVWLGGLVGLLLLALPGAVAPADRGAFWAPAIRRFSAAAMACVAVIALSGLFLYWEHVDGLSQLVSTMYGRVLGVKILIFGTLMLLGAFNQFWLHPRVDALRAAGDRRPLRVLLVRTFPGVVAAESVLGLALLFVAPFLHGSARNQAYQAHLAEHSALDPDNLPRLAAKEVSASTWVWGTAETVAVIAVMVAGYLISGRLARRRAAAHANTAATAAATAEPGDLVGA, via the coding sequence ATGCCCGTTTCCGTCCCGCTGTCCGACGCGCTGCCGTACGCCGCGGCAGCCGCGCCGTCCACACCACTGGGCCCGTTCGAGGACAGCGCCGTGGCGTGGGCCGCCTGGACGACGCTGATGGGCTTCGTCGGCCTGGCCGCCCTGGCGTCGGTGGCCGCCGGACCGGCGGCGCGGCGGATCGGCCCGGCCGCGCTCGCCGCCGTCACCGCGCGGCTCTCCCGGGCGGCGGTCGTCCTGGGGGTGCTGGCCGTGCCGGCGGTGCTGACCGACCTCGCCCACGGGGCCTCGCCGAGCGGCGGCTACGACTACACGGCCGCCTGGAACGCGCTCTACGACGGGAGCAACGCCGGCCGGCTGTCCGGGCTGGAGGTGACCCTCGTGCTCGCCGGAGCGGTGCTGCTCGCCCCGCTCACCGTCCGCACGGTCGCGGCCGGCCCGGCGGGGCGTTGGCTGCTGGCCGCGGGGCTGGGCGCGGGGACCGTGGCGCTCGGCACCACCAAGTTCCCGGACGCGGCCCCCGACGACTGGGGCCGGACCGTCTTCGAGACGCTCATGTGGATGCTGCACCTGGTCGGCGGGGCCGTGTGGCTCGGCGGCCTGGTGGGCCTGCTCCTGCTCGCCCTGCCCGGCGCGGTCGCGCCCGCCGACCGGGGCGCGTTCTGGGCTCCGGCGATCCGCCGCTTCTCCGCCGCCGCCATGGCGTGCGTCGCCGTCATCGCGCTGTCGGGGCTGTTCCTGTACTGGGAGCACGTCGACGGCCTCTCGCAGCTGGTCTCCACGATGTACGGGCGGGTGCTGGGCGTGAAGATCCTCATCTTCGGCACCCTGATGCTGCTCGGCGCCTTCAACCAGTTCTGGCTGCACCCGCGGGTGGACGCGCTGCGCGCCGCCGGCGACCGGCGCCCCCTGCGCGTGCTCCTCGTCCGGACCTTCCCCGGCGTCGTCGCGGCCGAGAGCGTGCTCGGGCTCGCGCTGCTGTTCGTCGCGCCGTTCCTGCACGGTTCGGCCCGCAACCAGGCCTACCAGGCCCACCTCGCCGAGCACTCGGCCCTGGACCCCGACAACCTCCCGAGGCTGGCCGCGAAGGAGGTCAGCGCGTCCACCTGGGTGTGGGGCACCGCCGAGACGGTCGCCGTCATCGCCGTGATGGTCGCCGGCTACCTGATATCGGGGCGGCTCGCCCGCCGCCGCGCCGCCGCGCACGCGAACACCGCCGCGACCGCCGCCGCCACCGCCGAGCCGGGCGACCTCGTCGGGGCGTGA